CAGCTGGGGATACAGCCAAACAGTCCTCGCTCAATCTCGCGATACTCTGGTTTGTTATTATCTACGCAGCTGCTGCAGTACTTCAACTAGCCACACGGGGCAGTAAAAGACATATAAAGACAGAAGCTAGATAGTTCACGCaagcataattattattattaaagttattattgtCTCACTTTTATGTCGTTCTAAATATTCGTAAAATCCCTCCAGCACTATAAGCTGCATGAAGAAAACTGTAAGTCCTATTTTCATTCTACATGCATTTATGTAGCTCTCCTTTCACAGACACAGTCTTTCAATTCTGCAGTCTTTCTAGTACATTCgcgttatatatttttttcgcTTTCCGTGTCAACTCTCCTCATCGCCCTCTGTTTTTCTGTGGCAGGACTGGGATGACCGCCTGTAATTAGCAAAATAAATGTTAGTTTTAACTACAGAAACATCACCAATTTTCATTTCCATGTGGTGTAACAGGTTTATGGGTGGGGTGGTATGAATGAACCATTTAAAGCTCATTTGATTAGAAAAAATCACCACCCCATCCCTCGTGTTAATCAACTGTGTCACACCCTCCACCAAACACCAACACACGCTACAAAACACCCTCCATTGGGGGCGTTATAGGGGCCCCCTTGCACCCACCTATCACTGGGGCCCTAGTACTTACTTCTGGGTCCTTGAAGGTTGATGTGAAGCCATGTGCCAATTTAAAGAGCTATTTATGCTGATTAACACAAGGGGGTGGGATAATTCTTCTCTCTAATCAAATGAACTTGAATGGTTTGTAGCACCCCACCCCTGccccatttacattttttagtttttaatcacAGTTAACACCTGCTATAATCTTTAGTTATGCCATGTGAGATAAAATAatgcacatatataaaataacaaacatacagtaatttttttaaaagatcgcATAACATtacaacagttaaacagttaattaatttacaaagcaaataattattccaaattatgtaataaactaaaacaacactgaaactGTATGTGATCTCTGTGTTGTtgcctttatttaatttttttaaacaatatgtaTATTGAATGTAGactatatgaatataatttcaaataaatcataCCTAAACTGCAGCATTTTATCACTGTAAAGAATTTTTATGTGGAAATGCAGTAGTTGCACCTTTAGAGGGCATTATGCTAAACCGTAATGTTCATTAGCTTTTTCTGTTGAtcaataaaattgatttaaatatatataaataatagattgTAAAAGTCATCAGGTTAACAGGTCAACATTACAGCTAATGGAATAGACTACTAATTGTCTCAGAGGACTCACTGTAATTTTAATCTACTTGATGGAACAGGGGGAAAACAACATACAGAATCCATAcataaaacacagacattttattaatttaaaaaagtgaaaagaaaaaaaaaagtacaaggtTGCTGAAAATTTACAAACAACGGATTTTTCCTTTTCTCATATGGTGTAATATACAGTTTCTCTCAAATCATTACATCcataacaataatttaaagaaatttcatatgcatgaatacaaaataatttacaaattcaCATGCAACCGTACTAATTAATCTTTTAATAGTAAGACAATCTCAGAATACTGAAACACCAAATCAAAGCAAAGAAAACAGGATTTTCTGGGTGTGTACAAACAGTCTTAACATGATAACAGTGCAGTTCTACATTGGCCTTTTGCCGTAGTTCTGAATATCGAAATGATGTAGGTCAGATTTTTCATTGTATGTTCTGTTGTTTAACAAAGGTGATTCCTACCCaggatatttaatcatttatcctCCAACTGGACTATCTAGTTCACTCTAAAGCTGATATTTGTGCTTGCAAGCTGCTACACCATGCTccattttttaaaactgcaaCACAAGGGCCTGAAAACAAACATGATAGCCATTTTCAACATGACTCATTTTGTCTTTGTTGTCAGAAGGTGGCAGTGAATTATTACAGCTTAGTCATTTTGTTGCGAAATACCAGTGAACAAAAAAGCACTTACTCAAGAcgttatatagaaaaaaaattggatataACATCTCTGAACATATCCATGGTGGAAATAGGTCCTAATCCTAGTCATAATCCCAGTGTTTGCTGAACCTGTTTCCTAAAAAAATCTTGGAAATGTCATCAAATGTTTGATGACATTTCAAGGAAGCATGGCATATTCATTCTGCATCACAGTAGCTGCCTAATATGCAAATTTGCTAAAACTAAATTTGCCCAGCCAAATATAGTTGTGGACACAGTGAGATTCTTATCTGCGAATATTATGGATTGCTGTAATCTTTAAACTACATTGGGTTTCATATATTAGAACTGCAATTTtgattatgcttttttttattttttaaatctcaccAAACAATGTTAAAGGCATCCAACAATCAATGCATTTATTGATCACGACTGGACATTACTGGACTGACTCAGTCATCATTGACATTCATTGTAACTCTACACTATGGTGTGCTATCAACACGGCACCATCTATAGGGTCACaagtttaaaaatacatcaaaaatgtatatgcatataaacCTGAAGTGCAAAGTAATAATTCCACAATAATCCACGTTACTCTGTGTGATATTCAACCTCACCGGAAAGAGATTTTTGCAGGCGTACATTACTTCTCGGCAATGGCGGGCAGCATGCATGCGCGAATGCGGGCTTCCTTCCATGCGCTGCGGCACTCTGAGATCCAGTGGGACACTATGGTCTGTTTGTCACTGCAACGACTGCTCTTTCCCCTCCAACCAGCAGGGGCGCTGTCAAGCTTGTTGGGAATGCCACTACGTGAGGCCAAACTGGCTTCATCAAGCTTCTTCCTGCTGAGTGGCGACCGCTGCAGGACCGTCGCCGCTGGGACCATCTCGGGCAGGCAAAGCTCTGGGCAGCTGCGTTTCCGCTGGGCGTCAGGCACAGAGGAACCGCATGGGAAGGTGTCGCTGCGTGGCCGGCGTGGAGGAATGCTGCCCCTTCTGGTGGAGAGCGCTAGAGCACCTCTGTGGCTGTAGAGGTACTCCAGCGGATCTGCAGGGCCTGGGGTGTCACCTCTGCATCCGTTGTCCTCCTCTGGGGCGGCGTGGGCCTGCAGAGGTTCTGACAGAGCAGATCTGACGTTATCTTTCTCTTTATAGGCTTGTTCAACTGTCTGGTCGCTGCTTGTGGAGGTGTGGGGCAGTGAAGGTTGCAGATGTTGATGCAGGCGGTGCAGTCTTAGGCAGGGCTTTGGGGAATCCAAAGGGCTGATGGAAAGGATGTCACAGTCGGGCTCATGCAGAGGGAAGGTGGGCCGGGCCAGATGGCAGATGGAGAGGAAGTAGTCCTGTGTGGTGGTGTGCTGGCTGTTGGTCTGGTTCAGGTCCTGCACCAGCTCCTCATAGCCCTCCCTGATGGTGGGAAGGCCGCGTTTAGCCAGTAATCTGGACCTGGGACGCATGACTGTAAAAGTGGAAATAGTGGTCATTTAATAAATACCTAAATGATaggaaagaaaaattataaataagatttcttgataacactttacaataatgtcccGTTAGTTAACATGAGCTATACAATGAGCAACTTGGCGTTGTGTGTttacacagctttttaaaatCTTGAATACAAATCTAACGAAATAACCATACGATGGAGGACAGAGAAGTGCCTGGACTTTGGCGTTGTGTGTttacacagctttttaaaatggtGAATGCCAGTCTTTTGTATGACAAGCATTCGGCCAATCAACATATATTTACGTCACTGGTAGTTCCTGTTGTACTGGGTCAGACTATGAAGTAGGGGCTAATTTAGTCCCCCCAAAAGGCTTTCCTATATAACTAAAATCGTTCTCAGTTCCAAACCTGCCAAAAAGCGGGTAGGACCCACTACCCCgccaataacaggaactatgaaAATGTTCCTCTGGTGTATAAGGCCCTAATATTaattcttttgattttaataatgtattaaattatcaCTTTCTATCTAAaaattactgtaaagtgttagcaATTTCTTTCTATCTAAGCTGTTTCAACAtaagcaatgagattaaatggagagtaAAATGGAGGTTACACATTAGCAAAAATTTTCACTGTGTATTGTCAAAATTGTAGCGtagtatgaagcacagctcacacagaaggcATTTTTAAACCAATCAACCATCACTCAAAAATCCTGACCACATTGAACCCTATTCAAATTACTCCATCAGattgcatggattcctattgaaatgactggatttcggcTGTTAAAATTCTCTGAATGGTAAATGTGACCTCAAAAAGTCTCTTTATCATCAGACTTTTCTCCCTAGAAACAGAAAAGTTGTTTTCATCTCAGCTCTCTAAAAATCAGCAATTAACttgttaaaaccattaaagtTTGTCACATTAAGTGTTATTCTTTCGTAAAAATCAATTGAGGACCCAGTCATAAGCAGAATACTCCGCATTGAGCACTGCCTCCACATATCGTGTCATAGACCATTCTCATCTCTCTGAAAACTCCACTGaaatcacaaataaaatgcaacaaatacACCACCATtactgatatacagtacatacagctGACAAAAAGGACCgaagcaatttattaaaatacataaaaagatttttacatttaattttatacaactgttttaattattaaaattttatataagatattatttatgcatttgatatGATATAACTAGAATCACTCATGATATGTTAACTCAAATATTCACATGTTCAAATGTTCTggtttatgatattaatattattatcaatccTCTTACAGTTTCTGTTTctctttaaattgcatttaaggCAATTTAAGTCAATTTATGAAACATAACCAAAACTCCATTAATTCTCCTGATCTAGGAAATTACAATCTCTGAACAATACAATTTTCTCTAGGAACCCataacaacatactgtatatttgcaATTGGCAACAAGCATACAAAATCATTCAGTTACACTTTACCCATTAGTTAATGGATTagctaacaatgagcaatacatttgtaacaGTATTAATCTTTTTAAACATTAGTTGATACTGTTATGTTCATAATAACTTGGGACCattaactattatttaaaaatacaaatctttattttaattatgtattagtaggcctaaatgttgaaattaacgtAAACTAAGATTCTTACAAATATGTCCAATTCACTAGCACACAAACACTGTCACTCTCAGACCTCTAATGCATCTTTTGTTGGCTTTGACATTAATAACTTACACTATTGCttcattcattattaaaacaGCATAGTTTTTGATGTTGTTATTACCTGCCTGATCATTCCTTATTGATGCTCTGTACAGTAAATGTCAAAAATCAATGAATATAATGGGAGGGATTGGTTACAGGAATACGTGCAAGCCCAGTTTCCATGGCAACGCCTCTTCCCATCACATCCCAGGCTGTGCTCAGATTTCATAGCAATTGGAAACAGCTCCTCCCCACACCCAGCACACCACAACCCAgcaccgaacacacacacacacacacacacactgaaacagcTCCTCCCCACACCCAGCACACCCCATGCCCAAATAATCTCCCCTCTTTTATTGTGGCAGACCAATGTACACAACCCAGCACCGATTCCCACCCTTCCCTATTTTCAACTAATTCACGCTACCTAAACCTGTTTGGATTTTCCCAGCCCACAAATGTTCATATGCCAATCCATGAAGGGAGAAAACACAATATACTTCAAGATCAAAAGCAATATAATTTAAGATATGTCTTACACAACCCATTACGATGGACATCTGGCACTTGATATTTCTGATGACGATGAAATTCAAAGAATCTCTGCACTTAAACCTAATGAATCATAAcctaaaataaattcataatctattctgaaaataaaattggAATTGTGTTATACATGAAGACCATCAAGTATGATGTAATCGTCGTTCTGGTTTCTATTGAGGCCAGTGGTGCGTGTTGTGTCCCACCTGAGCGGGGTCTCTCCGGCTGCCTGGAGTTGCTGTGGGTCTCTTCTTCCTCCACTCCTCTTGTCTCGTCTCCTCTTCCCTGCTGCTGCCTCCGCTCCCTGCCTCAGCTCAAAACCTCCAACTGctgctacacacacaaaaaaataatgattttctcccccgtctctctccctccctctttctctcttgccTGTTTGCTTGCTCGCCCTCTTTCGTGAgcctcactctctctcctcccttgGTCAGGGCTAAAAATAGCACCTTCATTCCCGTCCCTGTGGCTGTAAAGAATCATTTGCAAAATGGATTTTACTGAGCGTGGTGGGGAGGACGAAAGAGGAGAGGGGAAGAAGTTGGTAGGACAGTGCAAGGAAAAAGAGTTGCACAAGATAAAAACACCCCCTACATCTGTGATAATACAGAGAGTGTGATTGACGCACTGATTTAAAAGAGCcccaaagtaaaaaacaaaacaaaaaaaaccttgacccGATTGATACTgagatcaaaaaatacatttgttagcATTCTGTGGGAAACCGAGTTTCATTCCTGATACCAAAAGAGCAGTTTTatcattcataaattatttttccGTTATCCTGCATTGCTCTTTTTTTATGAGGAAATAATTAAGTCAATTTATCACTGATTTTAGAGATATAGCTCTATTTTTTGACCTTGGTTCACTCAATGGTGTTCTTATCTTGAGTGAAGAGAGTTGTTTGTACAGCTTTATATAGCTCCATCTGCAGGTATATTGAGCCTTCAATGACCTTTTATCATGTCCACGTTGCAGTCACACGTCGGAAAAGGGCAGTAAACATGTGAGCATCAATATAACAAACAACACCAACGTACAGGGTCGATTCCCCACATGTGGTGCCTCAAATGTTTACAAGTGCGTATAGATTGTATGTGTGaatgaaaaatcaacaaaaatacatAGAGAAATCTGTTGTATACTGTCTTTCTCAAGCCAAACTGACCTTGTATTTCCCTAGTGAATTTATCTGCCTGTAAACCTACCAGATACACAGattaaaatgtgacaaaattTGTTGCGCAAAGTCCTTTACCTGTTATTGTAGACTGTTGTTATGGATATTCCACAGTCGTTGAGTGAGCTGTTGCTGTTATCGGATGATGCCGTCAACATAGACTTCACAAGACTGTCCTGTTTAAGCCACAAACATCATGTTCACTCTTGAAAGTGTTTGTCTGAGCAGGAAGggtgtgagaaaaagagagagggagtgaaaGGGAGGGACGTGTGGAGAGGGAGGAGGTTGTTTTGAAGGTGGAGCAGTTTGGAAATCAGAACATTTTACAGACAAGCCCTGTTAAATCCAATATAATCCTTTTCCATTTATCTGACTTCTGGTCAGAGGTCATATTAAAAGCATTTCAGTCTGCTTGAACAAATGCACTGCACTCacggcagtgttattttattatctttgtaATAGtgtctattaatattttgaacatatgtttatttttatattttcagttttcatttttaaatttaaacttttttttaagtctgtatagttttttatttattttatttcttattatttagtAGAAgatgaactaaaataataaaagtgactTTTGTAAGCTAACTATAATAACTTTGACTCAATGATGGCTTGAAATAATGATCTGTGGAGTTATAGGGTCATTTGTTTTTAACGAACACTCAGCTCAGTTAAATTTTAAAACCTGCACCTTTGTGTCCCTGTGGACCGGTTGTAAGGTTGTTTAATGTGAGGTGAGTATATCCAgaagctaaattaaaaataaaaggcaaaaagaGGAAGATGAGAGAAAGGGGGAATTAGAAAAAGATCAACTCCATTAACAAGAATACAGATCTTCTTGCTATGTTAGGGTGTCAAATGAAAGAGGTACACAAAATGAATGATGAGGGAAAACAAAGAAATATGGAGCCTTTAGGCCACCTCTTATTTTCCCCGTTTCGAGTGGGCGTgtccatttgtaaattttatgtttCTGGCTTTCAGTCCCTCAATCCGCTtcgccagcttttttttttagctgtataaaacagctcattttttcctgttttgaaTTGCGAATGTGGTGTTTTTTACCTTATTGCTTTAATGTATaagtcttaattatgaacacactggtttgtagtgcagaTAAgaattttaccatttactgcatgtGTTATTtccttctcgttatttccctacagcggcaATGAACCGGAAGCTCTCACATATTCACAGAAAATGGCATACTTCTGCATTGAAATATAAGTGTGGATGATAAAGACTTGTAATAGCACAGGCAGTGAatgctgaaagaaagaaaaaccatgGCACATTTGTCGAATCATGCTATAATGAACTGTGTTGCCCTCAATGACTGCAGTGACACCGAGCTGATCCATTTTCATACTCATAGCCACTCTCAGCAATGAAGAGACTCACACGTTCCTttcatttccagaacagaatTGTCGAAATAACGAAAAGTATGAATTTCTCCCATTTTTCTCCAAGAGGCCGGAATCTATtaatcaattttcattttcacttgaGTGAAAATACTTTCTgctttaatatgcagagacagcgtgtaaatatagaatattttttgtgGGGAGGTTAAGATCAATGCATCACCATAGCGATATTAAAACATTCAACCGGTTTTAACCCAGCCAGATGAATCAACATTGGATGTCTCGACCAAGGTGAGTTTAGGGGCGGGACTAACTGTTTATGTTTGATTAATAGTAAACATGGGAAGAAGAAAAACCTGTTGGAAACCCGTCTGCTATTTCTTTTGGTGTTGATAGAGGCTCAGAAAATGTCCtcctttgcatttatttttgcttcTGAGCCAATTGAGAACAGATTCACATTGTTTGTTCACCCtccaattaaaatttatttttacaaattataattacaggtttttttcataaaagaaagtgtttaaatgaataatgtgtttatctaaatgtttttaatgatctGTTTTCTCATCATAACATACCTATACCATATCAAATACAAGCCCTTGTtacttgaaatgtatatatttattttaataactaaaacCGATTATGAACAATCTCTTAAAACAAACTTTGTAATAACCCATGTGTGatgaataataatatgcattagTTGTATGTTACACTTAGCTTaccaatagtttttaaattactgttttataagcctgaatttgcattttatttaaagaagtaaAATGTGTCTGTATGATGTTTATGTTGTCGCATGTCATGCATtggtctggaaaaaaaaaaaacagttttggcatagctttatttattttaacttataacTCTAGTGACATAAAAGTACTTCTTCagatattatcaaataaataataaaacaatcttacagtatatataaataaacacctAGCGATGTGAAAGTAGTTCTCCAGatatcatgaaataaataatacattaatcctattaattatttttaacctAAGTATTTAATCTATGagcaggtttgtttgtttgtttgtttgtttttgacgatattttagaataaaatctgaaaaagcaGCTGTGTGCTTAGATGTTTTAATAAACACGACTCAGCAGGGCATTTAGTTGTACCGTGAACTGGAATGTCTGGTTTATGAGTAACTGTGCACGTCTTGCACGTGTAACCTGTTTATCACGTGCAGGATAGCGACCCACTGAGTTCCTCTGAGAAGATGACCTTTTATCATTCACCCTTAGCACTAACAGCGTGTTTGTTACTAAAGATTTTTGCTCTTAGGCAAAATGATACTTTTATCATCCTTCTGTTCGTGACTGCTGGATCATGtccattactttaataaatgaaGCGTGCGGCATGTGATCTGGCATCAAAGGCTTTGATGGAGCTACATATGGCAAGCCAAAAATAGGTTAGCCTCCTTTGATATTTTGCtagttatttttgaaaaacatttttttttaaactgttgaatGAATAATTAGCTATCTCTCAAATACTTACCCACTTAGCTGACTATCTAGACTAGAGCTTTTTGTGGTACTACCATAACTTAAAGAACATAACAAACTTAAACTCACAAATTTAACCAATTTAATAATTCCAATATATTCAATGTTAAACTATTCAAACTTACAAATCAAATGTTGTCTTAACAACAACTGCCAAGGTTAAACTTCTCTGTAACTTTTAGTCatagtttcagttttaggttAGTGTAATTTTTGGAGTACTATTCTAAACTTACAGATCATAGATCTATAAGATTAAATCTAAAGAACCTATAGAACTAAATCAAAAGTTTAGGATAAATATTCTTTAGAAAGCTATGCAGCCAATAGCCAGAACAAGTTAGTTCCCTATCTGTCAGGGTGTTTTCACACTTTGAGTCCTCTTTAAAAGAACTGGACCCAGACCCCTTTAAGTGGATCAAGAGGGTGTGGGCAAGCAATGTGAAAAAAAGTAACCCAGTTGTTTTCTTTATGTTCACACTGTCCTTGTTTCTGAAAGGGGACTCAGATCCTTTTTTGGTCCACTTAAGCAGTAATGGAGTCTCAGACCTCTTTGTGTTGAGACTGTTCTTTATTGGAGCTAGTTCTCATTCAATATCTTGATGGCTGACcctatagggctgggcgatataggTAAAAATTTCATCACAATATAATCTCATTCAATAtcgataattatttaattattatagccttttttaaacagcagtagaaaaaagattaaaatttaatcacttgtattttaaatttacgCAACTTATTGAGTCAACAACTAATTTTAGTTTaaacattcaaacacaaaataaaatcgaAACAAATATCTCCTTTCTTATATTTTAAGGACTGtctataaaaaaatgcattaatgcataatacattaacaactaatatttattatttattatatcataaaataaacaaacaaacaataataaaacaaaacagcatcatataTTTATAACATGCATAGCTCAATACAAAAAGCCCATAGCGCCGATCACACGATTGCAtttaaaaaggaatttaaaaaaattcagtcatAACTTATGATTTATGTGTGCATCAGTGTACATCAGTGCATTTGCGCATAGGACAAAATGTTGAGCACAAttgatcttcttcttcttcttcttcttcttcttcttcttcttcttcttcttcttcttcttcttcttcttctatatTTTGATCTTTGcacatttttctgatttattgTAGCCATAAAGAGTCGCTATCCTTCTGTGAAGTGTCAAAGTTATGCCAGTGTTAATTTGTcattatgttttgtaaatatCTTTCTAAGCttgtaatacaatttaattttgtaattacattGAATTTTAAGCTTCTTATAATGCCTTTATATGCATATAATGATATGATTTAtacatctgtatatatatatatatagatatatatatatatatatatgatacaccacacacacatatacacacacacacacgtgcatatATAGCTgtagatttaattattattattgtttgggACCATTCAcagaaatggaaacaaaaaacaaacacaaacacacacaaacaaacatgcataataaaaaaaagaaacaaatatatatatatatatatatatatattatatatatatatattatattaattttaagcatttataattaaaaaaaatgataatttaatttcatgGTTCTTACAATGTCTTTATAATGATACTtataaggaattttttttaaacatctgtaaACAAGTATATGCATATactgttgtttatttaaattatattattatttttatatattcttattccgtttttcttttcttgaatATTACTTTTTATCCTGCAATGTATCTACAAAAATATAGTTTATAAATCAGTCcctatatctttattatttttgcttatttaatattcttttatttgcttaactacattttctttttcttctttcttcaccctcttccttttttatgtatgtatgtatgtatgtatgtacagtgggTATCGataagaatcaccccctttaatatattcacattttgttgctttgcagcctgaaatgaagatggacagtttttgttttgtttattcactgCAACTTATAAAAATCAAAGTGTAAGATCTAAAACCaacatctaagaaaaaaaaaaaacaacaatcacaaaGGATCACCCCTTTGCGTGTTTTTTCATctctttaattacatttactttaatatttgtcCACTTTTCTTTGGTGAattgctcaagttcagttaaatttcaTGGTGACCATTTGTGAAATGCAGTCTTAAAGTCATTCAACAAATTTTCAATGGGATTTCAATCCTCCAACCACTGTGTGATCAGttttgttgtcattgtcatgttggaaggtaaaccttatTCCcgttgacaactttctggcagaaggcagcagattttcctcaagaatttgacagtattttttccCATCCATTtttcttctatcctgacaagtgctccagtccctgctgcagagaaacaccccataacaggaAATTACCACCTCAGCTGACACGTACTtaactgtgaaagttttcacagatcagaatagtgatgtTAGTGACCCAGGGAATGGTCAGCTGACCAAAACTGACCTGTGGAAGTTTTCACAGATCTGAATAGTGATGTTAGTGACCCAGGGAAGGGTCAGCTAGTGATGTTAGTGATGTTAGTGATCCAGGGAAGGGTCAGCTGACCCGTACTgaactgtgaaagttttcacatATCTGAATAGTGATGTACATGACCCAGGGAAGGGTCAGCTAGTGATTTTAGTGATCCAGAGAAGGGTCAGCTGACCAAAACTGAcctgtgaaagttttcacagatcagaatagCGATGTTAGTGACCCAGGGAAGGGTCAGCTGACCCAAACTGACCTGTGAAAGTTTTTAcagatcagaatagtgatgtTACTGACCCTGGGAAGGGTCAGCTGCACCGTACGGAACTGTGGAAGTTTTCACAAATCAGGATAGTGATGTACATTACCCAGAGAAAGGTCAGCTGACCCGTACTTTCCTCtgaaagttttcacagatcaAAATAGTGATGTACATGACCCAGTGAAGGGTCAGCTGACCTGTACTgaactgtgaaagtttt
This window of the Cyprinus carpio isolate SPL01 chromosome A21, ASM1834038v1, whole genome shotgun sequence genome carries:
- the si:dkeyp-72g9.4 gene encoding uncharacterized protein si:dkeyp-72g9.4, which encodes MRPRSRLLAKRGLPTIREGYEELVQDLNQTNSQHTTTQDYFLSICHLARPTFPLHEPDCDILSISPLDSPKPCLRLHRLHQHLQPSLPHTSTSSDQTVEQAYKEKDNVRSALSEPLQAHAAPEEDNGCRGDTPGPADPLEYLYSHRGALALSTRRGSIPPRRPRSDTFPCGSSVPDAQRKRSCPELCLPEMVPAATVLQRSPLSRKKLDEASLASRSGIPNKLDSAPAGWRGKSSRCSDKQTIVSHWISECRSAWKEARIRACMLPAIAEK